The Silurus meridionalis isolate SWU-2019-XX chromosome 18, ASM1480568v1, whole genome shotgun sequence genome includes the window ATATCCGTTACACTTACATAACATAACATCGGTTTACCTTCGTGACCCGAATGAAATATTGTTCATCAGGAAAGAACCTTAAACTTGTAGGTGCTGGAATTTGACTTCTCAAGGCTTCATTGCATCCTATTGATAAGGAATTTTGAATTTCCTGAATTTTGacagtgtgtgtggatatgCAGCAATATTTCTAGCACATGCAATCATTtacatgcatgcacatgttatataatagacaaataaaagaattaattttaaagaatgctttattttttcatttatattagaataaaattaaaaaaaaagcacaccaaGGTCTAGAGAAATGAATCCACACCAAAGCACTCATGCACACTTTTagcaaaaacccacaaaacccTACATAATATCCTCTAAAATCAATATTAGAATTAAAATAATGCTCAATGCAACCTTGATTTATTGTTTAACTATACCAGGAATAATGATTAAGTCAATTATTTGTCAAGAATAAATGCATGTAGACCAGGTAGGCCTAAAAACTCTACTTTCAGCCATCTTTCAAACATCTGCCCAAGGTACATGGTCTCTGGCTTCCTCTCACTCACCACATTTGATTAGGACATTTGCTGTTTCTTGCTTCTGGAACAAGATGTTGGACTCTTTTAGTAACTTTGGTTTTCCGGTTTTTCTTTCAGTTCAAATGAGAAAAGTCTGTGAGCATCTTTTAGCATGTGAGAGCAAAAACATGGCAGCAGCTGTTGGTAGGATTTTTTGGGGAGGGGGAAAGGGGGGCTGTTGCCGGGCAAATATGTCAAAATTAAGCTGAATTCACTGGTATATTGAGGGGGGCATGTTTGAGGTGTGAATACTTGTTATAGTCATGAGTAGGCATTgaattttgaatgttttatgttattatgAATGATTTAGTATCAACATTTAGACATAAAATTCAGGGTGTAAAGATATTTGAAGGAATGTGAATCTGAATATTAAACATTCTGGGTTTTTCAAATTGCTGATTCGGCTGTTTTGCCGCACTTCATTGGAAATCGGTGAATCTAGCTATGGCTAGTCGGGTTGATAAACTATTTACTAGTTGTTGATGAGTTTCTCCGTACAATGCGACCATTCACAACATTTCATAACAAATCAGTGTTGTTTTGAAACACAGTTCAGAAGAGAAATTTCaccactgaaaagaaaaaaaaacatacacctGAAAGTGTGACTTTCTTCTCCCAGTTTTCAGAGCACAGTGGTAAATGGAAAGTGCTACAAATTTCACTAGACACCGGCTTTCCGAGATCTATAACAACAAGACATTTGCGGCCCTCTCCACGAGGCACCATACAGAGAAATAACATGGAGGTTACACGATTTgagcaacttttttttattgtttttatagagtACCTGTTTACTGCATAAAAGCACcttgttaatatttaatattgaagATGTGATGTTACAGGATCTTGAGGTTTCAGAATGAAAGGGTGGTTACGGGTAGAAAGGAGCAGGAGACTTAGACAAACGCGCCTAAAGCCGATCGTAAATTTAAAAACGATATTAGAGACAATGTTTCAGTTTCTGTGAAAGAAAATCGAATTGATCAGAAGAGTGGAAATAATATTGGATGTAACATTAAAGTAGAAGTGCTGTTACATGGGTTTTAGTGTTACATTgaagtttcattaaaaaaaaaaaaaaagatctatgatttattaaaatgatttaaaaagttACATGGCAAAGTAACAACCCTGAGTAGAGgatagaaatattttatataataattccAATAATTGCAGAAAAATATTGCAAGAAATAATACTTTAAAAGGAATGCCCTCTAATATTGCTTTatgtttttcctctttctttctttctttctttctttctttctttctttctttctttctttctttctttctttcgattattttatatatatatatttatattttatttttcacaccaCAACATTTCCTCATAATTGTTTCACACAGTTacacgtttatttatttcattgcttattcatttaattatttttttatttttatttttctgtctaaaatacacatttacacacacacacatgtacagatttgattatttatgtcatttttttttattacttcaccAGCTATATACCAGCTCTGCATGTCCCCCCTACAACATTCATTTATCAAATACATTTCATAGTGTTGCATTGAGTCTAAATGATGTCTCATGATATACAAATGATTATATTAATgatgtttattataaggctaTTCATAATGAGTCAGACGAAAAAACGTGTTTGCATCATGCCACTGTATTGACGCATACATACCCGCTGTTGGGCTCATAGAAGAATGAGCTGTGTGTATTATCGGTGTATTATCTGTGTAATTTCGTTGATCTTTAGTATGGTATTGACTCAGCATGTTTTTTGAAAGCCATCAGAAATACGCAGCGTAATGATAAGACCAGGTGGCCTGCAGGATGGGTACAGTTCATTTGAATACCTGACTATCAACCGCAAGATGTGCAGATTTCTGGGAAGATCATTTGGTGAGAGAAGAGGGAGGGGGACAGGCCATGTGTAATATACAGATaattacacagacagacagacagacagacagacagacagacagacagacagacagacagatagatagatagatagatagacacagactcacagacagacagacagacagacagacagacagacagacacagactcacagacagacagacagatagatagatagatagatagatagatagatagatagatagatagatagatagatagatagatagatagatagatagatagatagacacagactcacagacagacagacagacagacagacagacagacagacagatagatagatagatagacacagacTCACAGActcacagatagacagatagacacagactcacagacagacagacagacagacagatagatagatagatagatagatagatagatagatagatagatagatagatagatagatagatagataaacacagacagacagacagacagagacagacagacagacagacagacacagactcacagacagacagacagatagatagatagatatagatagatagatagacacagacagacagacagacagacagacagacagatagatagatagatagatagatagatagatagatagacacagactcacagacagacagacagacacagacagacagacagacagacagagactcacagacagacagacagacagacagacagacagacagacagacagacagacagatagatagatagatagatagatagatagatagatagatagatagatagatagatagatagataaacacagacagacagacggacagacggacagacagacagacagacagatagatagatagacacagactcacagacagacagacagacagacagacagacagatagacagacagacagacagacagacagacagacagacagacagatagatagatagatagatagatagatagatagatagatagatagatagatagatagatagacacagactcacagacagacagacagacagacagacagacagacagacagatagatagatagatagatagatagatagatagatagatagatagatagatagatagatagatagatagatagatagatagatagatagatagatatgaaaaTAATGTGATAATGTTTTGTGggttgtttttcatttgttcGTTTTGTTTTACTGCAGATTTCTGCAGGCACCAACATTTGTTATAATAAATCGTAATCTATCATCATATTATTTGAAGGTTTTCacttatacattaaaaaaaaaggcccgATTTTTCATTGTGGTTTTGTTCAAACTATATAATCATGAGgaagaaatgataaaaatgcataaaaaacatatataaacgATAGATTGACTaaaggatgaatgaataaatgaatgaatgaatagccACCATATTAAAAACTCTATGTGCatgtgagtgattgagtgagtgagtgagtgagaaagagagagagatgaatgcTGAGTAACCATCAGGTCCCAGAGGACTTATGGTGGGGGTTCTGGGTTCAGATCTAGTCATCTCCAGACAAATCAGATTAAATAGCAGATGTGACTCAAATCTAAGCGGAAAATGTGCAGAGTCAACCCGCGTTCCTCTGGGGGAAATTTGGGGTTTTAGTTCATTCCTCTCAAGCAAGAACACCTGTGGCTTCTGAACATTTAGGAATAGAACCAGTGTATaattacacacacgcacgcacgcacacacacacacacgcacatatatatatatatatatatatatatatatatatatatatatatatatgtgtgtgtgtgtgtgtgtgtgtgtgtgtgtgtgtgtgtgtaattatacaCTGGTTCTATTCCTAAATGTTCAGAATcttcaatatatacagtatacacacacacacacatatatatatatatatatatatatatatatatatatatatatatatatatatatatatatatatgaaacacacacacacatacacacacacacacacacgcatatatatatatatatatatatatatatatatatatatatatatatatatatatatatatatatatatatatatatatatatatatatatatatatatatatatatatatatatatatatacacacacacacacacacacacacacacacacgcgcatatatatatatatatatatatatatatatatatatatatatatatatatatatatatatatatatatatatatatatataatgttgtggggtttttttttttttttttaaacaaaacaaaaaacacagatgACCTTTTTCCTTCAAGAAAATCCAGATGTGCTCGGGATCGCTCCGTTCACTATGAACTCCAGATGTTGTCACATATACTACAACTGCTCGAAAAACTCGTATCTTTTTTTGCGCGTTTGGTGTgagcgtgcgtgcgtgcgcgcgcgcctGTGAACTTTAGTGGAACCCCTGGCGCACATCTGGCTTTGAGTTCGCCCCTTCGCAGGCAAATAATTAGGTTGCGGCTGAAATTTGAGCGACGGGAGTTTCAAATGTCAAAATATTCGCTCGAGGGGAAGGTGAGAAGGTTTAGAGTAGAACCTTCACAATTAACGgaatggattattattataggaattcattaattattcaatcaattcatttattttaattgattgtattgtcggaatttaaaaaaaatgctcttcATCTCATCCCTTTAGGAAAGGAGACGAGGTTGAAACATGTCTGGGATCTCAGGTAACGGGAAGCTTCGCCAGTGGCTGATTGAGCAGGTGGATGGAGGGAAATACCCCGGGCTGGTGTGGGAGGACCGCGAGAAGAACACGTTCCGGATACCGTGGAAACACGCCGGCAAGCAGGATTATAACCGTGAAGAAGACGCGGCGCTCTTTAAGGTAATACAATtattcccaacacacacacacacacacacacacacacatcatcatcatctcaacTAAGCAGgctgtgtgattttttttccattcccacacacacacctacacacacacaccaggcctGGGCGCTCTTTAAAGGCAAATATCGCGAAGGCATCGATAAACCGGATCCTCCGACCTGGAAAACGCGCCTCCGCTGCGCCCTCAACAAGAGCAACGACTTCGAGGAGCTGGTGGAGAAAAGTCAACTGGACACCTCAGATCCTTATAAAGTGTACAGGGTCATCCCTGAGGGCACCAAGAAAGGTGACTGATTTAAGatcaacagaataaaaaaacaatccctctaaataataataataattgaaaaagaaaaaaaaaaaaaaaattaaaatttcatatatataattttttttaaatgtatacatttttattattatttttttattagcagtTTTTAAGCTTCAGTTTCGATACGGTTaggagaaagaaatgcaaaacattaaattgcttgttcttttttttattaacgcgctttattattattattattattattattattattattattattaacatttgtgatcaacatttgaacaattCAAATTTTTTACAACTATTTTAAATGTCTGCTTggataattaatatataaaataatattttataaagttttataaaaaaataaagaattaaattaaattaacgcaatacacttttttataatattgattaaattaagtaatgAATTCAATTggtagaaataaaatgtattcatttgaattaaataaatgaaaaattaaatgtaatagttTTCATTTGTTAGAGACCCTATTTGTGTAATACAGATGCATATGTAAGTgtgttttttgtaaaatgaatattacattttctaaagatataatcttataataaaacttaactgttctacttatttcagcatacagaTTATTCATTGCTTTCTTGcgtcattcattcactccctcgatttGCGGaagtgtcaggattttctccgtATTTTAATAATTCCAGAAATTATTCAAGatgtacataaaacaataaataatccaTAGCGCATGCTgttagccacttcctggttagctaTGGATTCTGTAGTATTTTCATGTAttcccaaaaaaaataatttgcggGAACTCATATTTGAACTATGTTCCCACATGAATCCGCCATGCtgcgcacatccggcaattaaaacggtccgtgtggaaacatagcaaaagttccgtttggtgtcctgatgttTTACGTCATTTGAAACAagataattactttaaaacgtttacaagtatatttgctctttatgctctatgttgagtttggttgcacgaataataaacaaatatatatatatatatatatatatatatatatatatatatatgtgattgactcctgattgtttttttactcCTAATTCTAAGAACTGAAATctaaatggatttttttccagTGTCCTGTGAAAGAACTTCTACAATGACAAGCCCTCACAGCTTCCCACTGTACCCAACATACACACCTCTGCAGAGTcaagtaaaaaaatttgaacATTTCTAATGGTCTTTACAAAGAGAGGGTGTGTATTGTGCCAAGTTCATGGTCCGTCTGGTGTGTTTTTGGCCCAGGTTTCAAACTACCTCCCCCCAGGTGAGAAAGGATGGAGAGATTTACCAGAGCAAGTCCAGATCTATCCCTACAATCCAAACTCATACGGCACGTCCTGGGACCCAGGTACCgaatttgtgtatgtatgaaaGAAAAGGACGCTTTCATCATAAAAGAAGATAATTatgtatgtttcttttttttttttccagtcagtTACCAGTTCAGCAACTCCTTCTACAGCTGCAATGGTTTTGACCCATCACCATCCACCTTTAACGTGGAGCAGAGCATGAGATCTTTCGCCTTCTCGGGTACGTTTCAGAATTCACACAAATACCCACATACACATTTTCTTCCTTGTATCTTAACTCACCCTTCATGTTGCAGATCTCAGACTGCAGGTGTGGGTATTCAGTGGGGATTCTCTGATCAGGGAAATGACCGTGTTCAGCACCGAAGGCTGCAGATTGGCTCCTTACGAGGAGAACCAGAGTTACGGAGGCCCTGAACTGGTGCCCCTTCCTCAGGGCGAGGGCACGGAGCTGGAGCGTGGTGTATTGATCTGGATGGCTCCGGATGGTCTGTGTGCCCGTCGTCTGTGTAACGCCAGAGTGTATTGGGAGCTGGCGCCCACCACCTCGACCAATACTAATGCTGACAAACCAAATAAactggagaggaaccagacaagCAAACTTctggacatccagcagttcttTACAGGTTAGTGCAGTTTTTGGCATCTTTCATGGTTCCTTGAGAGGAACTTGCCTCAACAGggaacctgtcctcatctgggtggcaccgaatgccCATTCAGTTCCAATTCCAATTAAAAGCAACCTGTGTtcctgaaccattgtagcagactgttgaggTCACAGtgcaaatccatcctcaaagttcttgtgtTTCTCAGAAACATTCGAAATTAAAtgatctggatttttttaagcaaagcCCTAGATTCCAGAAGTGAGCACATGAAACAGATGAACAACAACTACCTGTGGTTTTCCCCATTAATCTAATGCATCATGTCTTTCAGAATTACAAGGCTACTATCTCCAGGCACGTCCTCCACCAGGCTTCCAGGTCCTGCTGTATTTCGAGCAGTGCAACGACATACACGTTCACAGGAGGCCAATAACAGTGCAGGTACATACAACCATCCCATTTGTTGCATactcaaaatgaaatgaaaacaagTGGACCATGTCACCATTTTTCGCCTATAGGTGGAGCCACTGTTTGCTCGCCAGTTGTTCATCTTGAGTCAGCAGAGCAGCGCACACCACATGAGGTCTCCTGATAATGCACCAGTGCTGTGGGAGCAGGTGCCCCTTTCTCAGCAGAACTACTACACGGGGAGTTCCCAACAGCAGGACATGTTGCATGACTAGATTCCGTGGGACAGGAGAGGAGATAACCTACTGTTTTGCTTGTTCAAATTGCATTAAACCAGCGTCTGGAGCAGGAAGGGGGAAAAGtctggcagttttttttttagtatttctgTAGTAGCATTACTGTAATTATATGGCATCTTGCTCATTATAGACTTCCTTTCACTGCAATAAATAAGTctgaaaaaattaaatgtacgGATGAAATTTTTCTAAATGATCTGGTACGAGGAAAAAGAATGCAACCTTTAAAAattaagcttttattttttattttttttgtctttaatgcATTCTTTCTCAAATGTggcttatttaaaaataaatccaggcaACTACAAAACCACAGAACAATTcttgtgttatatttatatatatatatatatattttattcttatttgatTTAACATCGCAACAATAAATAGAACATACATTGTTGGGAACGTAGGAGTCTAGTGACGCTGCTGCTCACGGAACCCCTGAAAAGCCAGAGGTGGATGCAGATGTGTGGAGATTTTCCAGCAAGGTCATGATGtaatatttgcaataaataGTCCATATTTATAGGCTCTTGTACTATAtactatgtatgtgtgtatatatatatatatatatatatatatatatatatatatatatatatatatatatatatatatatatacacacacacacacacacactcttaaaaaagtgagtacacccctcatatttcagcaacaattttagtTCATAagggacaatattatagaaattaaacatggatatattttagagtagtcaatgtagtcaacttgtatagcagtacagatttgtGTCAAAAttagtgagtacaccctcagtgataacacgTGTAAAcgtgcaaagccacacgtcctattcatcatgttcatgtttctgtctgcttgaccatacaaatgtgtgtatcttgtattaaaacagttaagatttggtgctttgagtccaattctctcatactgaccactggatgttcaacatgcatCTCATGGTAAAGACTTTCTAAAGATTTGAGAATTGGAATCGTTGCTCTTCACAATGATGCAGAGGCTGTAAGACGATTAGTAacatcctgaaactgagttacagtacagtggtcggGGTCATACAGactgctgctggtactggggagctgcggttcagtGAGGTGAAACATgtacattctgaagcagaacatgtcACCCTCAACATAAAACCAACATaaaaacgaccccaaacacaccaccaaaatgagaactgccttgctgagaaatctgaaggtgatggagtggccaaataTATCTCCAGAcgtgaaccctattgagcacctgtggggctccTCAAACATAAGTTGGAAAAGTGGcatgtgtttaacatccagcagctccgtgatgtcaatatggaggagtgaaagaggatcccagcaacaacctgtgcagctctggtgaattccatacccaggacgATTagggcagtgctacataacaatggtgctcacacaaaatattcacactttggacacagttttaacatgttccctgagggtgtactcacttttgttgccagttatttagactgCATGTTGTTATTGTAAGAGGACAGTacatctgtactgatatacaagctgcacaatgactacTAAAATATacccaagtttcatttctatagtattgtcccttgagaacatgtaataaaatggttgaatgtgagggtgcacttacttttgttagAGACTGAAATGCCAGAGCTTGGGGGAAGGGTGGGTTAGCATCAGAACAATGTACCAGCAATGGCAAAAAGTAACAGCACAACCCTAATAGGTGGTTATAGAACCAAGGAGGCCTCAGGAAGCAGGAGCACAGAGTTTAAGGTACATTAGTAGGAGATGTTCATGTGACAGTATGGCCTGCATGTTCAGCATATCTAAAGCCTAGGGAAATGACCTACACCGCTGTACTGGCTAACCTTCTGCGCTACAGTGTCCTATGGTCCAAATGACACCGCAGGGCATGTATAATGCTGTGCTGGCGCTAATATACTAGCAAGACTTAAAACTGTTTGGCAAGTTTGAACAGGGCCAGAAATCCCCCCCCAAAAGGTACCTGAGGTACATCAACAGACTCCAAAGGAACCATGTAGGGTAGTGGTATATCCACAAAGCTGTGTGCTGCGAAATTACTTTAGATGGGAACTCGCtcaaaaaaaagggcaaaactCTCAAAACTGGACTGGTAGTCAGGGTGTTGAAATCAAAGTCTCGTTTGTCACTTCGGTGCCATAACCAGAACTTTGCAGGGAACTTCCTGTATCCTAAAGATGATACAATAATTGCTGGAGGACATAAGTGGAAATTCATATTGAAAAACTAGAGCTTTGAAATATTAGAAGGTACAGCAGTCAACAATGTGTAACGAGTGGAGGAGTCCCCTAAACCTCCGCCCCCAACCCTGAGCTAGCTACTGGGGAATGTGAAAATGCCCAGGAGGTATGACCAGGAAAAACTAATGGTTCGTGTGACTCACAGTGAATAAAAACTGGCCAATCAGACATGAGCACTTGAATCCTGGCTACGGGATTGCACAGAACCCAGTAATGTAACATTTAACATGGTTGTATGAAATAAGTGGAAGCTGGCCATGATTTTTTGAGGAAAGAACATCTGCAGGGCTTGAAGTTACTATGCAAAAAAGCTTGTATTGATATTATAATGCCAGTTCTAGCAAATAATACCTTGTACAGCCTGAAGCAACCTTGCCGGAAAATCTCAGGATAAAAAGCTTCCCACTTCCCAAGGTGCTGTGCAACTGGGCAGTCGGGAGCGTTGAAATAGAACCGGACGCGTTTCGGATTCAAGGAATGAACACTTTGGGACATTTAAAGTGAAATGGATTTTCATGGACatatttatttcccttttttttgtttttttttttacattcgaACACAGCAAACCGTTGAAACATGAGGAATTTAGTGCACATACCGGCGTACGGACAAACTGAAATGACCGATCGCAATTACTGAGGGAAAAAACGAGGCTTCATTGAAATTGTTCACCAATACAACGATTACATGGGGGTTTCTGACTGTAGTGATGAAGATCATCCAAATATTCAACtgtgtgacaaaaaaaacaaacaaaaacaccacaACTTTTTCAAAATTCATTTCAGTCTATCGATTTGCAAAACCAAGAACTTCCTTTGCCCGAGATTGTACGATAAACACGAGTTAGTCACGTTCATACACAGAATAGTGCTTCATTACATAAATCTGTCATCCTTCACAGCTTTTGTAGCGCGCGCCGTTAGCGAGCGACCTGCAACGCTGCCGCAGTGAAACAGTCAACAATTTAATCGGCGGCAAAAACCTCTAATACTGACATCACTTCCACCATGTGCCCTTTTCAGCTTAGTGCCGACCGAACGGGGTCGTTTACGATTGAAAATAAATCACGTAAATGCGCACGGAAGAAGTGAACGGGATCCTCGCATGCAGGGAACGTGCGAACAGAACCTTcgattaaaacaacaaaacaaaaacgacATGATTTCgaatattaaaaacacaaatataaaacgAAAATGTACACGTATAGATAGGCATAAATAAAACGCTTTGGTCAAGACGATaggaatgtgtgtttttaatgcgAACGTCCGTATCGTGCGTCCTCTTTGAACCCTAACCGAACTGATCTCCCGTTTGTAAACATCGGCGTAACGAATCCACAGAAATgcggaaaaaatatatatcaaactTCAGCTCGCTCAGAGGATCCGGTCATGAATTATGGCTAAGGCTCTGCATTCACAGCCTATAAGGGTTATATCTATGCAGAGCTCGGATACTGTATTGCATGCTGGGAAAGGTGTGCGATATTAAGGCAGTCTAATTGAGGCACGCTTCTCTCTCACCTTTAATCGCTAGAAGCTCGACGCACAACCTGGACAGTTTGGACAGACCTTTACGGAAAAGTGCAGCTCCGCATAAACAGCAGTAGACGACGGCGTTTTATAATCGCTTGCCATTAAGTTTAGGATTCtttgtattcatatatttatatgcatttatacctttttttttttctcgcatgatacgtgaaagaaagaaagtgcgTGTATAGTGTAGGTTGTTTGCGGTTCACTCGAAGGCCCAGACCTCGAGATTTTGCACGGTGAAGTCTTGTTGCGATGACAGCGGTTG containing:
- the irf4l gene encoding interferon regulatory factor 4 translates to MSGISGNGKLRQWLIEQVDGGKYPGLVWEDREKNTFRIPWKHAGKQDYNREEDAALFKAWALFKGKYREGIDKPDPPTWKTRLRCALNKSNDFEELVEKSQLDTSDPYKVYRVIPEGTKKVSCERTSTMTSPHSFPLYPTYTPLQSQVSNYLPPGEKGWRDLPEQVQIYPYNPNSYGTSWDPVSYQFSNSFYSCNGFDPSPSTFNVEQSMRSFAFSDLRLQVWVFSGDSLIREMTVFSTEGCRLAPYEENQSYGGPELVPLPQGEGTELERGVLIWMAPDGLCARRLCNARVYWELAPTTSTNTNADKPNKLERNQTSKLLDIQQFFTELQGYYLQARPPPGFQVLLYFEQCNDIHVHRRPITVQVEPLFARQLFILSQQSSAHHMRSPDNAPVLWEQVPLSQQNYYTGSSQQQDMLHD